The nucleotide window TTAGCGGCTTTGTCCATCTTGAACTCAACGCGACCAGCCTTAACGGCTTTGATACCAGCAGCGATATCGTCGGTGACGGTTCCGGACTTCGGATTGGGCATCAATCCCTTGGGGCCGAGCACGCGGGCCAAAGTACGGACCTGCTTCATGGCCTCGGTGGTCGCGATGGCGACATCGAATTCGAGCCAGCCCTCGCTGACCTTCTTCATGAGTTCGGCCATGCCGGCTTCGTCTGCACCGGCCTTGAGGGCGACCTCAGGGCTGTCGGTGAACACGATCACGCGCACTTTTTTACCGGAACCGTTTGGG belongs to Opitutus sp. and includes:
- a CDS encoding 50S ribosomal protein L1; this encodes PNGSGKKVRVIVFTDSPEVALKAGADEAGMAELMKKVSEGWLEFDVAIATTEAMKQVRTLARVLGPKGLMPNPKSGTVTDDIAAGIKAVKAGRVEFKMDKAANIGVGIGKRSFTNAQLIENAKAVLEAISKAKPASFKGNYIKTVAFSSSMSPGVHVASTEYSKF